One Camelus ferus isolate YT-003-E chromosome 19, BCGSAC_Cfer_1.0, whole genome shotgun sequence genomic window, CAGCTCCTCATTTGCCTGAAGGACACTGACTTGCTCATTACGTCACTGGCTCTGTCACAATTGGGCTGAGAGCAGAGTGTGGGCCTGCCCGCCGggtccccagggcagccctgccagCGCAGCTCAGACTGGCCCAGTTTAGCCACACATGCACCATGAAGTACCCTCTGGTGCCGCTGGTGAATGAGCTGACGTTTTCCTTCCTGGTGTTCTGGCTCTGCCTGCCCGTGGGCTTGCTGCTGTTCCTGCTCATTGTGTGGCTACGCTTCCTGCTCAGCCAAGGTGAGCCGCCCAGGCTGGGCCCCAATCCCAGCGCTGAGCAGAGGGTGGAATAGGGCACAGAGAGGGGTTTCCTTCAGGTGTCTTAACACCTGGCTCCGAGTTAGCAAGCAGTCACCTGTAAGAGGAAAGGACTGACTTGGTAGCTTAGAGTTTCTCAACCGAGAGTCCAGGGGTGAATACTGAGTTTGGAAAGCAATACATACGTGTGCACGCCTGTGTCCCTTTAGGGCCGCCGCTGGCACTATAGGTCTTTGGTACATGTGAAATGGTGGTGAATGTGATCGCAAATTTAGTTAAGATATAGAAGGTAAAGTAATTTAGTTTTGCactataaacaaatatatttatggtaaaataaagaaatcttggAGCAGAAATGTACCTGGAATTGGTTATGGTGTATACAAAATTCATATTACTTCTGAACAAGCAATAGTCATGCACTACTTTTAGAGCTATtattatcaaaatgtaaaatatataaacagaataaCAACtgtaatttttgtgtgaaatattGTCAAATGTCAAATGTATGTTTCAGCATGGTAGtaaatgctttctgtttttgtgATCAGTCATTAATTTAGAAGAGTTTGAatcagaaagggagggagggagggagggaggtaggaaggaaggatgggagggagggaggaaggaagggaggaaggatggaaccCCTTCAGAGCCACCACTAGCACGTAAGATCGCTGGTACAAATTGGAAAGAGGTAGGTGGTCCCTCTGGGCAGATGAATTAGTAAAAGGTGTCCCTTGCTGTGAATGCAGCCAGGACACAGGCTCAGTGAGCAGAGCAGGGACTGGATTTCAGCTTCTCTCTGCCCTCGGCTCAGTGCTTTCACAGCAAGGAACCAGCACAACAGGGCCCAGCAGCCTTAGGCATTAAGCGGGCACCCAAAGACCACTCCCATGGTCTCCTGCCCAGACCACACG contains:
- the ADIG gene encoding adipogenin — protein: MKYPLVPLVNELTFSFLVFWLCLPVGLLLFLLIVWLRFLLSQDSEENDSYLCLDWEPWSKGPAKFCQEETLHSQEEGRTCC